A segment of the Bacillota bacterium genome:
GCTTTTCATACTCGTCCCCCATTATTTATTCCTTACAGCTGCAGCGAGTACATCGCGGTTTTTTTTGCTTAAAGTCCGCATCAGCTCCACACGTTCAGCTAACCGCCGGAGATAATCATCACGGTCAGCGCGCACCTGAACTAGTTCGGCTGTCAGATCTTGATCCGGCTGTGGTGAAGATACTTTAATGCCTAATTGAGAGCTCACAGCTGCAACTTTCGGATCATAACAGAGTCCCAGAGGAGCGCTGCCCCCCAGTGCCGCAAAAATCAAGCCATGAAGCCGCATCGAAACACAGATCTCAGCAGCAGACATTAAACGAAATGCGCTGTTCCAGTCCTCAGCAATTATAAATTCAAGTTCAGGTATCTCCTGCTGCAGTTTCCGACCAATTTCCGCATCACCCGGACCTAAGGCAGCAAATCGGACATCGAGGTTGAGCCCGCTTTTCCAGCTGTTAATTAAATCCACCCACCGGTAAAAATCTGCCTGCAAAGTAGGATAAGGCCGCAGGTTAATAGTTAATCCTGGTGCAGTTGCGCGGTGGTCCAGCTGCAGGTTAAAAACCGGATCGGCTGCGGTAATAATTAGGCTCTCATCCAACCCCCAGTCCTGCAGAAGCTGCGCACTTCCCGCATCCCGAACAGAAATCCCGTGCACACGGCTGAACACTGATTTGATCCAGCGCTGATACACTCGGCTGCTGACCGGGCCTATTCCCTGGCCATAGATGACAACTTTGCATCCAAAGCTTAGTGCGAGTTGAATAATGAGCAGATAATAGGGAACTGTGCGCCAGCTGGTGCTGTCCTGCAGCAGCGAACCCCCACCGCTGATCAGCAGCCTGCTGCGGCGTACAGCTCTGACAATTGCGGGAAAATTAGAGCGGGGCACCGCGCTGACCTTGTGCAGAGCCGCCGTTTCTTCCGGATTGCCGGAAAGCACTGTAATTTCGCTGGGATCAACACCCAATG
Coding sequences within it:
- the csaB gene encoding polysaccharide pyruvyl transferase CsaB, coding for MAGLSERNKGEQRMILISGYYGCGNSGDEAVLAALCSDLVSLGVDPSEITVLSGNPEETAALHKVSAVPRSNFPAIVRAVRRSRLLISGGGSLLQDSTSWRTVPYYLLIIQLALSFGCKVVIYGQGIGPVSSRVYQRWIKSVFSRVHGISVRDAGSAQLLQDWGLDESLIITAADPVFNLQLDHRATAPGLTINLRPYPTLQADFYRWVDLINSWKSGLNLDVRFAALGPGDAEIGRKLQQEIPELEFIIAEDWNSAFRLMSAAEICVSMRLHGLIFAALGGSAPLGLCYDPKVAAVSSQLGIKVSSPQPDQDLTAELVQVRADRDDYLRRLAERVELMRTLSKKNRDVLAAAVRNK